The sequence below is a genomic window from Zavarzinia compransoris.
CACGGCGTCGACCGCGGCCTTCTCGACCGGGTTCAGGGTGGCATGGGGCTGTATCGCCTGAGTGGCCGCGCGCCCCTGCCGCAGGCCGGCGTATTTGGCCGCCAGGGGCAACAGGAAGCAGAGGCCCGCCGGTGCCGAGCCCAGCGCTTCCGCCTCGGCGAGATCGATGGCGCCAAGCGCATAGGCATCGGCCGCCGTCCCGCTCGCCCGGTAACGGGCGCCGGCCGCCGCCGCGGCGGTCTGTCGAGCGTCAGGCACTATCACCCTCCTTGGCGATCCGGCATTGCGATGTGCCTTCCCGATCGGGAAAACGCCCGATTCAGGGTCGCGGATTCGGATGCAATTGGAAGGGGAATTTATTCCCGGCGTGCGAGCGATGGTCTTGATCTGGGGCTATTCACGCCAGCTTGATCATGACCGCACCCGCCGCCACCACGCAGGCGGCGGCCACCCGCCGGGCGCCCACCTTCTCGTGCAGCAGGACGGCGGCGAAGCCGGTGGCGAACAGCATGGAGGTTTCGCGCAGCGCCGCGACCAGGGCGACCGGGGCCAGGGTCATGGCGGTCAGCACCAGCCCGTAGGAACCGACCGAGGCGCAGGCCCCGGCAATGCCGAGGCCGAGGTCGCGCGGCCGGGCCAGCGGGGCCAGGAAGCCCCGGCCCTCGGTCAGCGCGAGAAGGCCGAGATTGCCGAAGGCGCCCAGGGCAAAGACCCAGATCGTATAGGCGAGCGGCGCGCCCGAGGCCCGCGCCCCCAGCCCGTCGAGCAGGGAATAGGCGCCGATCACCAGGGCATTGGCGGCAATGACGGTCAGGCCTCGGGTACCGAAGGCCCGCCGCCCGGCGGTGGCGGCCAGGGCCGCAAGGGCCAGCACGACCACCGCCACCCCGCCGAGGCCGAGCGCCGGCAGGCTGTCGGCAAAGACCAGGGGCGAGACCAGGGTGGTCACCATCACCCCGCCGCCACGCATCATCGGATAGGCGATGGAAAGGTCGACCCGGGCATAGGCCGCGGCGGTCAGGGCGAAATAGACGACATGGACCACGGTCGAGCCGGCAAGGAACGGCCAGGCGGCGGCGGCCGGCAGCGGCAGGAAGGGCAGGGCGACGACCGCGATCACGATCCCGCCAAGGCACAGCCGCGCGGTGGCCAGGGCGGGGGTCCCCGCCGCCTTCACGCCGGTGTTCCAGGCGGCATGAAGGGCGGCGGCGGCAAGGATCAGAAACAAGACGCTCCACGACATGGGCGGGCCCCTCAAAGCCATCGAG
It includes:
- a CDS encoding EamA family transporter → MSWSVLFLILAAAALHAAWNTGVKAAGTPALATARLCLGGIVIAVVALPFLPLPAAAAWPFLAGSTVVHVVYFALTAAAYARVDLSIAYPMMRGGGVMVTTLVSPLVFADSLPALGLGGVAVVVLALAALAATAGRRAFGTRGLTVIAANALVIGAYSLLDGLGARASGAPLAYTIWVFALGAFGNLGLLALTEGRGFLAPLARPRDLGLGIAGACASVGSYGLVLTAMTLAPVALVAALRETSMLFATGFAAVLLHEKVGARRVAAACVVAAGAVMIKLA